In a single window of the Terriglobus roseus genome:
- a CDS encoding TonB-dependent receptor → MRLFPGLPTAASRGLIAATSAVVMCAPAAIAQVGANLSGTVKDLSGAVVPNASVTITNLATGEARTMQTGAQGEYRVVNLQPAQYTISAAAPGFGSTKRTVELIVGSELTSDIALGNAGTADVVTVEAGGADVLLETTKSQPSAVIDNRQLAVLPVLNRSFLAVAQTMPGVAPIGAMSVTTKFAVSKFGGNADQRNGYTTIIDGTPLDDSTWGTPVINISQDAIQEFKVYQHQFDAQYGHALNAVVNVVTLSGGDKFHGTGYYFGRNANLNATNALATTKPPYSLLRTGATIGGPIPKLSQTHFFGSYEYLRINTAQITALPASNPFASQVNGNYPYTQWENIADVKVDHTFNAKHSAYARYAYDHQFLPSGGPVNSAANTTDNSIAHSLVFEDDYVISPRIVNTARYYYLSHNLYTTPSNFNTELIYPDYSFGQNPTLPQYFPRTNHTIGDTVFFSGAKNDIKIGGELTKVYSTYQSHYYEHGQFTFTSDTPFNPNAASPNYPTLFIQQSNGNYFYRQLQYSAFIQDDYKVRPNLTLNIGFRYDFNTNMRNDKFYTGLLNNTFFAGVNNFISPNRGADFTGGMQPRVGAAYDVDGKGKLVIRGGFGMYTTRFRPYWGLQDQTQTLGAAVNITSAAQLRNYPSIPGVLNGQSLDQYVANGGARAANSLANNFSLPITMSFTGGLGWQIDNKSSVNVTFVHDHTVREVGTHDVNLPATGVIRLPNAQTTLPAGTALAARPVARFSSFGSVFNDGSSRYDALEVQYRTRPKGLETLVVSYAYSRSMINAVTYYSTYVGTQRTPQNYSYNPTDTPNNLSISAASKEFFHGFRVSTIFRGLSGSPYATTAGFDLDGDGQATNDRPRGLPQYIGRGDVTGQLAIINAYRVNPCASLYYVTATCSLATTPGNINRSQIVPDATLTWDARITKSFHFGDHMLLEGFFEGFNLANHPTRYAPNSSMNSASYMIPTAALDPRQLQWGGRFRF, encoded by the coding sequence TTGCGCTTATTTCCCGGTCTACCAACAGCTGCCAGCAGGGGATTGATTGCAGCCACGTCCGCCGTGGTGATGTGCGCACCGGCCGCAATTGCGCAGGTTGGTGCCAACCTTTCCGGCACGGTGAAGGACCTGTCCGGTGCAGTGGTTCCGAATGCGAGCGTGACCATCACAAATCTGGCAACGGGCGAAGCACGCACCATGCAGACGGGCGCCCAGGGCGAGTACCGCGTTGTTAACCTGCAGCCGGCACAGTACACCATCAGTGCTGCGGCCCCGGGCTTCGGATCCACGAAGAGAACCGTAGAACTCATCGTCGGTTCGGAACTGACGTCGGACATCGCATTGGGGAATGCAGGCACCGCAGACGTCGTGACGGTAGAAGCGGGCGGTGCAGACGTCCTGCTGGAGACCACCAAGTCACAGCCCTCTGCCGTCATCGATAACCGCCAGCTCGCCGTTCTGCCCGTGCTGAATCGCAGCTTCCTGGCCGTTGCGCAGACCATGCCGGGCGTTGCGCCCATCGGCGCCATGAGCGTCACAACGAAGTTTGCCGTATCAAAGTTCGGTGGCAATGCCGACCAGCGCAATGGCTACACCACCATCATTGACGGCACACCGCTGGACGATTCCACCTGGGGCACGCCTGTCATCAACATCTCGCAGGACGCCATCCAGGAGTTCAAGGTCTACCAGCACCAGTTTGACGCACAATACGGTCACGCCCTGAACGCGGTCGTGAATGTCGTGACTCTCTCGGGCGGCGACAAATTTCACGGCACCGGTTATTACTTCGGGCGCAACGCCAACCTGAACGCAACGAACGCGCTTGCCACCACGAAGCCGCCCTACAGCCTGCTGCGTACTGGAGCCACCATTGGCGGCCCGATTCCGAAGCTGAGCCAGACGCACTTCTTCGGTAGCTATGAGTACCTTCGGATCAACACGGCCCAGATCACTGCGCTGCCCGCGAGCAATCCCTTCGCGTCGCAGGTGAATGGCAACTATCCCTACACGCAGTGGGAGAACATTGCCGATGTGAAGGTGGATCACACCTTCAACGCGAAGCACTCGGCGTACGCGCGTTATGCCTACGACCACCAGTTCCTGCCCAGCGGTGGTCCTGTGAACTCCGCCGCGAACACGACGGACAACAGCATCGCACACAGCCTTGTCTTCGAAGATGACTATGTCATCTCGCCGCGCATCGTGAACACGGCGCGCTACTACTACCTGAGCCATAACCTCTACACGACACCGTCAAACTTCAACACGGAGCTGATCTACCCGGACTACTCCTTCGGTCAGAACCCCACGCTGCCGCAGTACTTCCCGCGCACCAACCACACCATCGGCGATACAGTCTTCTTTTCAGGCGCGAAGAACGACATCAAGATCGGTGGGGAACTGACCAAGGTCTACAGCACTTACCAGTCGCATTACTATGAGCACGGTCAGTTCACCTTCACCAGCGACACGCCGTTCAATCCAAATGCTGCCTCGCCGAACTACCCGACGCTCTTCATCCAGCAGTCCAACGGCAACTACTTCTATCGTCAACTGCAGTACTCAGCCTTCATCCAGGATGACTACAAGGTTCGCCCGAACCTGACGTTGAACATCGGTTTCCGTTACGACTTCAACACGAACATGCGGAATGACAAGTTCTATACGGGCCTGCTGAACAACACTTTTTTCGCCGGCGTGAACAACTTCATCAGCCCCAATCGTGGCGCAGACTTCACAGGCGGCATGCAGCCCCGTGTGGGTGCCGCGTATGACGTGGATGGCAAGGGCAAGCTGGTCATTCGCGGCGGCTTTGGTATGTACACCACCCGCTTCCGTCCCTACTGGGGACTGCAGGACCAGACCCAGACCCTGGGTGCTGCCGTCAACATCACGTCTGCAGCACAGTTAAGGAACTATCCGAGCATTCCTGGCGTGTTGAACGGTCAGTCCCTGGACCAGTACGTCGCGAACGGTGGAGCACGTGCAGCGAACAGCCTGGCAAATAATTTCTCGTTGCCCATTACGATGAGCTTCACCGGCGGTCTCGGCTGGCAGATCGACAACAAGTCGTCGGTCAACGTGACCTTTGTTCACGACCACACCGTCCGCGAAGTCGGAACACACGACGTGAACCTGCCCGCAACCGGTGTCATCCGCCTGCCCAATGCGCAGACCACCCTGCCTGCCGGCACAGCACTTGCGGCGCGTCCCGTCGCGCGCTTCAGCTCCTTCGGCTCCGTCTTCAACGACGGCTCTTCCCGCTACGATGCCCTCGAAGTGCAGTACCGCACGCGTCCCAAGGGGCTTGAGACGCTCGTGGTCTCCTACGCTTACTCGCGTTCGATGATCAACGCCGTGACGTACTACTCCACCTATGTCGGTACGCAGCGGACGCCGCAGAACTATTCCTACAATCCGACGGATACGCCCAACAACCTGAGCATCTCCGCCGCTTCAAAAGAGTTCTTCCACGGCTTCCGTGTCAGCACCATCTTCCGCGGCCTGTCGGGTAGCCCTTACGCCACCACCGCGGGCTTCGATCTTGATGGTGATGGCCAGGCGACCAACGATCGTCCTCGCGGCCTGCCGCAGTACATCGGGCGCGGAGATGTCACAGGTCAGCTCGCCATCATCAACGCCTATCGAGTGAACCCCTGCGCCTCGCTCTACTACGTAACGGCTACCTGCTCACTCGCGACAACGCCGGGTAACATCAACCGTTCGCAGATTGTCCCCGATGCAACGCTGACCTGGGACGCACGTATCACCAAGTCCTTCCACTTCGGTGATCACATGCTGCTGGAAGGCTTCTTTGAAGGCTTCAACCTGGCGAACCATCCTACCCGTTACGCTCCGAACTCTTCCATGAACTCGGCGTCGTACATGATCCCGACCGCCGCTCTCGATCCTCGTCAGCTGCAGTGGGGCGGTCGCTTCCGCTTCTAG
- a CDS encoding LysR family transcriptional regulator produces MDFRIRQLQCFLTLAELLNYGKTARVLYMSQPTITFQIQSLEEAFGAKLFERDRKQVRLTAAGESMRIYAQTIMDTISDAREHLKSLAAPRKIRITCGPSGMLDLLPAVLRTLVRSNAGFEVEVADLTTEEQMEQMADRRIDAMIMMPSLPIAGVRFVPLCSLPLRILMSRRNPLASRSFLSIRELHGANVIASRPEDCRYQGPFLSSLFAPFDVVPRLVHVPQSCSVQFAYVGADAGVMIAPYSAGFADLTDVVSIPFLETLPEMELGYSVLAENKNEALPMFHQILSHCASKLQGATPAAKGTRSERSRLIEFPHLRDAV; encoded by the coding sequence ATGGACTTTCGCATCCGGCAACTGCAGTGCTTCCTGACCCTTGCGGAGCTGCTGAACTACGGCAAGACGGCGCGCGTGCTGTACATGAGCCAGCCCACCATCACCTTCCAGATCCAGTCGCTTGAAGAGGCCTTCGGAGCAAAGCTGTTCGAGCGTGATCGCAAGCAGGTGCGGTTGACAGCGGCCGGTGAGTCCATGCGCATCTACGCGCAGACCATCATGGACACGATCAGCGACGCGCGCGAACACCTGAAATCGTTGGCGGCACCTCGCAAGATTCGGATCACCTGCGGACCGTCGGGCATGCTGGACCTGCTCCCTGCAGTGCTCCGTACGCTGGTCCGCTCCAATGCAGGTTTTGAGGTTGAGGTTGCGGACCTGACGACGGAAGAACAGATGGAACAGATGGCAGATCGGCGCATTGACGCCATGATCATGATGCCGTCGCTTCCCATTGCCGGCGTCCGCTTTGTTCCGCTATGCTCCTTGCCTTTACGGATCCTTATGTCGCGGCGCAACCCGCTTGCTTCGCGGAGCTTTCTTTCCATCCGCGAACTCCATGGGGCGAACGTCATCGCATCGCGCCCGGAAGACTGCCGCTACCAGGGCCCCTTCCTCTCAAGCCTTTTCGCTCCCTTTGACGTGGTGCCCAGGCTTGTCCACGTTCCACAATCCTGCTCCGTCCAGTTCGCCTACGTAGGAGCGGATGCGGGCGTGATGATTGCTCCCTACAGCGCAGGCTTCGCCGACCTTACGGATGTAGTGTCGATTCCGTTCCTGGAAACGCTGCCTGAAATGGAGCTTGGATACAGCGTATTAGCCGAGAACAAGAATGAGGCATTGCCCATGTTCCACCAGATCCTGTCGCACTGTGCGTCCAAGCTACAGGGCGCGACGCCGGCGGCAAAGGGAACGCGGTCCGAACGTTCGAGGCTGATTGAGTTCCCTCACCTGCGAGATGCTGTCTAA
- a CDS encoding amidohydrolase family protein, which translates to MRVSLRNLWRSAAVLSVLTVATTGVFAQAAAQKTIALVGGMLITGREELPINHATVLIQGNRILAVGPMDQVKIPAGATVIDTHTQTMLPGLIDTHVHMVLIGHGDYPTYFKWLDNHQKDYPLSRIMDISAEQLIDAGVTSAVDLGSPLQDILDLRTRINKGMPGPRLQVSGPWLTRHVAIFPDNYQHNVTSPQDAADYVTMLANAGVDVIKAHSGLTRDDYFAIVKAAHAKNIKVHAHIYEEESVRNAFDAGVDVMQHVGSAGLPPYSPALLNDLARSGRPVVPTVYHRAWLYPDTIQFPERLDDPQFKGELGEPLYTEMMNSFKNFPSLSYFQRVDREEFFGDKSIRQWIDSGTVVGMGTDNGTPANFHKDALWREIKVFVDHGMPPMRAIIDATRVNARNIMGNRDLGTIEPGKLADIIAVDGNPLYDIAALGNVKVVVKDGVIYKGGPKAEKNK; encoded by the coding sequence ATGCGTGTTTCACTTCGCAATCTTTGGCGGTCCGCCGCTGTGCTCTCCGTACTGACTGTTGCTACTACCGGCGTCTTTGCGCAGGCGGCCGCGCAGAAGACGATCGCGCTGGTGGGTGGCATGCTCATCACCGGACGTGAAGAACTTCCCATCAACCACGCAACCGTCCTCATCCAGGGCAACCGCATCCTTGCCGTCGGTCCCATGGATCAGGTGAAGATCCCTGCCGGCGCAACGGTGATCGACACGCATACGCAGACCATGCTGCCCGGCCTGATCGACACGCACGTCCACATGGTGCTGATCGGCCATGGTGACTACCCCACCTACTTCAAGTGGCTGGATAACCACCAGAAGGACTACCCGCTCAGCCGTATCATGGACATCTCGGCCGAGCAGTTGATCGATGCCGGGGTCACCAGTGCGGTGGACCTGGGGTCGCCGTTGCAGGACATTCTGGATCTGCGCACACGCATCAACAAGGGCATGCCCGGACCCCGTCTGCAGGTTAGCGGTCCCTGGCTAACGCGCCACGTTGCCATCTTCCCGGACAACTATCAGCACAATGTCACTTCGCCGCAGGATGCTGCGGACTACGTAACGATGCTGGCGAACGCCGGTGTGGATGTCATCAAGGCGCACTCCGGCCTGACGCGTGATGACTACTTTGCCATTGTGAAGGCTGCGCACGCGAAGAACATCAAGGTGCACGCCCATATCTACGAAGAAGAGTCGGTGCGGAATGCCTTCGACGCCGGCGTAGACGTCATGCAGCACGTCGGTTCCGCCGGGCTGCCGCCTTACTCACCCGCCCTGCTGAATGACCTGGCGCGTAGCGGCCGGCCTGTTGTGCCGACGGTGTATCACCGCGCCTGGCTGTATCCCGACACAATCCAGTTCCCCGAGCGCCTGGACGATCCGCAGTTCAAGGGAGAGCTGGGCGAGCCGCTCTACACCGAGATGATGAACTCGTTCAAGAACTTCCCGAGCTTGTCGTACTTTCAGCGCGTGGACCGTGAGGAGTTCTTTGGCGACAAGTCGATCCGGCAATGGATTGATAGCGGCACCGTCGTCGGCATGGGTACCGACAATGGAACACCCGCCAACTTCCACAAGGACGCCCTGTGGCGAGAGATCAAGGTGTTCGTCGATCACGGCATGCCTCCCATGCGCGCCATCATTGATGCGACCCGTGTCAATGCGCGCAACATCATGGGCAACCGCGACCTTGGGACCATCGAGCCGGGCAAGCTGGCCGATATCATCGCCGTAGACGGCAACCCCCTCTACGACATCGCAGCACTCGGCAATGTGAAGGTTGTCGTGAAGGACGGCGTGATCTACAAAGGTGGACCGAAGGCGGAAAAAAACAAATAG
- a CDS encoding pyrroloquinoline quinone-dependent dehydrogenase, translating to MPSGFRKTAVLAAYLGLACTVISARAQNVDWPYYGGDQGGMKYSTLTQVDKSNVSKLKLAWQWKTGEKAMPEYGVKPGVFENTPLVVDGVMYVSTGYNKVVALDPVTGAVKWTYDPEAYKLGQPFNGTGFVHRGVALYKDPKTGKSTIFINSRVTLIALDAETGKPVETFGKDGKIDLLKGLRWEIDPKRYSNTSPPVIYKDIIVVGNGVGDRLMYKKDPPGDVRAYDVHTGKQLWSFHTVPQTGEFGADTWKDGSNEYTGHTNVWPPMSLDEKRGLLYMPVTTPSNDFYGARRKGSGLFADSLVCVDIATGKRVWHYQLVHHGLWDYDPPSPPSLITITVKGKKIDAVVQPTKQGFLFTFDRVTGKPVWPIEEKPVEKSTIDGEESWPTQPFPTLPEPIAPQGVSLDDAFDLSPALHDEAVARLKTMKLGPLYTPPSYQGTMMRPGILGGANWGGAAWDPQTHILFIKVNNQAALAKLGIFDKSGPRASEVDSDYVTEGRTNAVFHDGLSILKGPYGFVTAIDMNTGKKLWQIPFGDDAEMRANPALKGLKLPKLLGAVGTQGAIATKAGIVFVGGGDTAFHALDEKDGTDLWSFDTKVRTGGTPMTYMINGKQYVAITVGSGDDTSLMVFTL from the coding sequence ATGCCTTCCGGCTTCAGAAAGACCGCAGTCCTTGCTGCGTATCTCGGTCTCGCGTGCACCGTCATCTCGGCGCGCGCCCAGAATGTTGACTGGCCTTATTACGGCGGCGACCAGGGCGGGATGAAGTACTCCACACTCACCCAGGTCGACAAGTCCAACGTCAGCAAACTAAAGCTGGCCTGGCAGTGGAAGACCGGCGAGAAGGCGATGCCGGAGTACGGCGTGAAACCCGGCGTGTTTGAGAACACGCCCCTCGTGGTCGATGGCGTGATGTACGTGAGCACCGGCTACAACAAGGTGGTGGCGCTTGACCCCGTCACCGGTGCGGTGAAGTGGACGTACGATCCTGAAGCCTACAAGCTGGGCCAGCCGTTCAATGGAACGGGCTTTGTTCACCGCGGCGTCGCGCTCTACAAGGATCCAAAGACCGGCAAGTCGACCATCTTCATCAACTCTCGCGTGACGCTGATCGCACTCGATGCGGAGACGGGCAAGCCGGTCGAGACCTTCGGCAAGGATGGCAAGATCGACCTGCTGAAAGGACTGCGCTGGGAGATCGATCCCAAGCGTTACTCGAACACGTCCCCGCCGGTTATCTACAAGGACATCATCGTCGTCGGCAACGGTGTGGGCGATCGGCTGATGTACAAGAAGGATCCGCCGGGCGACGTCCGCGCCTATGACGTGCACACGGGCAAACAGCTTTGGTCGTTCCACACGGTACCGCAGACGGGCGAGTTCGGTGCGGACACGTGGAAGGATGGCTCCAACGAATACACCGGTCACACCAACGTGTGGCCGCCCATGTCTCTGGATGAAAAGCGCGGCCTGCTGTACATGCCGGTCACCACTCCAAGCAACGACTTCTATGGGGCGCGCCGCAAGGGTTCCGGACTGTTTGCGGATTCGCTCGTGTGCGTCGATATCGCGACGGGCAAGCGTGTTTGGCACTACCAGCTGGTTCATCACGGCCTGTGGGACTACGACCCACCGTCACCGCCAAGCCTGATCACCATCACGGTGAAGGGCAAGAAGATTGACGCAGTGGTGCAGCCCACGAAGCAGGGCTTCCTGTTCACCTTCGATCGCGTGACGGGCAAGCCTGTCTGGCCCATCGAAGAGAAACCGGTTGAAAAGTCCACCATCGACGGCGAAGAGTCGTGGCCGACACAGCCATTTCCTACGCTGCCCGAGCCCATTGCGCCGCAGGGTGTTTCCCTCGACGACGCCTTCGACCTCAGCCCGGCACTGCATGACGAGGCTGTCGCACGGCTGAAGACGATGAAGCTTGGCCCGCTGTATACGCCGCCTTCCTACCAAGGCACGATGATGCGTCCCGGCATCCTTGGCGGCGCGAACTGGGGAGGCGCCGCATGGGATCCCCAGACGCACATCCTCTTTATTAAAGTGAACAACCAGGCCGCACTTGCGAAGCTCGGCATCTTCGATAAGTCGGGCCCGCGTGCCAGTGAAGTCGATTCGGACTACGTAACGGAAGGCCGCACCAACGCGGTCTTCCACGACGGTCTCTCGATCCTGAAGGGACCGTACGGCTTTGTCACGGCAATCGACATGAACACCGGCAAGAAACTGTGGCAGATCCCCTTCGGCGACGACGCGGAGATGCGTGCCAATCCCGCCCTGAAGGGCCTGAAATTGCCGAAGCTGCTGGGTGCCGTCGGTACCCAGGGAGCGATCGCCACAAAGGCCGGCATAGTGTTCGTGGGAGGTGGCGATACCGCCTTCCATGCGCTGGACGAGAAGGACGGCACCGACCTGTGGAGCTTCGACACGAAGGTCCGCACCGGCGGCACACCCATGACCTACATGATCAACGGCAAGCAGTACGTGGCAATCACGGTGGGCTCTGGTGACGACACCAGCCTGATGGTCTTCACGCTGTAA
- a CDS encoding PQQ-binding-like beta-propeller repeat protein, producing the protein MRQPAFWMLTALSLLSTMLVHAQGQSAADELKHAQGTNLGIYTFSDRCSSCHDNARGGAPDRYALNKYTPEQVMQSLTGDGTMAKFTDGMTELQKRILSVYVGGRPFGSSAEGELSAMPSGQCPVGGLWKTSGAPSWSNWGVDETNSRYQPTPGLAADQVPHLKLKWAFAFPNGNSAYSQPTVADGRVFVGSDTGFIYALNASTGCAYWSFKANAGVRTPVVLSPAGKGRRLAFFGDIRANLYAIDAATGKLVWTVRADLHRLSRLTGAQVLNKGILYVPISSLEESGGGNAKYPCCTFRGAIEAYRADTGKLLWKSYTIAEPAKPTTVTSIGTQLYGPAGAGLWSAPTLDLKRNAVYVATGNAYTMPAADTSDAVMAFDMKTGARLWKNQLRADDGYVRDCPGKYRPNVSTKNVSETCPTPLGPDVDFGNAPILRNFADGHSLIVIGQKDGSGWALDPDKKGAVVWKRPMSPGVDAGGGGMQWGSAADDTQVYFPLTRGGAGAGMGAVNLLTGEIAWRTTPAIASLAPATVMPGVVFEGSNMGMLYAFSTADGHALWNFDTNTNFKTVNGVEGKGGGFGGAAGAVVAEGKLFTTSGNADLFGGPLRGNVILAFEPE; encoded by the coding sequence ATGAGACAACCTGCTTTCTGGATGCTGACCGCCCTGTCGCTTCTGTCAACCATGCTGGTACACGCACAGGGTCAGTCCGCCGCGGATGAGCTGAAACACGCGCAGGGAACGAACCTTGGCATTTACACCTTCTCGGATCGTTGCAGCTCATGCCACGACAACGCCCGGGGCGGAGCGCCGGATCGTTATGCCTTGAACAAGTACACGCCGGAACAGGTGATGCAATCGTTGACCGGTGATGGCACCATGGCGAAGTTTACGGACGGCATGACCGAGCTGCAGAAGCGCATCCTGTCTGTGTATGTGGGAGGGCGTCCCTTTGGTTCCTCGGCCGAAGGCGAGCTGTCGGCGATGCCGTCCGGCCAATGTCCCGTGGGCGGTCTCTGGAAGACCTCCGGCGCTCCGAGCTGGTCGAACTGGGGTGTGGACGAGACGAACTCTCGTTACCAGCCGACGCCCGGTCTGGCTGCTGATCAGGTTCCTCACTTGAAACTGAAGTGGGCCTTCGCGTTTCCCAACGGCAACTCGGCGTACAGCCAGCCCACGGTCGCGGATGGCCGCGTCTTTGTCGGCTCGGACACCGGCTTCATCTATGCACTGAATGCCTCGACCGGCTGCGCCTACTGGTCGTTCAAGGCCAATGCGGGTGTTCGCACACCGGTCGTGCTCAGCCCAGCGGGAAAGGGGCGGCGCCTCGCGTTCTTCGGCGACATCCGCGCCAATCTCTACGCGATCGACGCTGCGACGGGAAAGCTGGTTTGGACGGTGCGCGCCGATCTGCATCGGCTTTCACGCCTGACCGGCGCGCAGGTGCTGAACAAGGGCATCCTTTACGTTCCCATTTCGTCGCTGGAAGAGTCCGGTGGCGGTAACGCGAAGTATCCGTGCTGCACCTTCCGTGGCGCCATCGAAGCCTATCGCGCTGATACCGGCAAGCTGCTGTGGAAGTCCTACACGATCGCCGAACCGGCAAAGCCAACGACCGTGACCTCCATCGGCACGCAACTTTATGGACCTGCGGGAGCAGGTCTTTGGTCCGCGCCGACGCTCGATCTGAAGCGGAACGCAGTCTATGTTGCGACTGGCAACGCGTACACGATGCCCGCAGCAGACACCTCGGACGCGGTGATGGCGTTCGACATGAAGACAGGCGCACGTCTTTGGAAGAACCAACTGCGCGCTGATGATGGCTATGTTCGCGACTGCCCCGGCAAGTATCGTCCGAACGTCTCGACGAAGAACGTCTCCGAAACTTGTCCCACGCCGCTTGGCCCGGATGTGGACTTCGGCAACGCGCCCATCCTGCGCAACTTTGCGGATGGCCACTCGCTCATCGTCATCGGGCAAAAGGACGGTAGCGGATGGGCGCTGGATCCTGACAAGAAGGGTGCCGTTGTCTGGAAGCGGCCAATGAGCCCGGGTGTCGACGCAGGCGGAGGTGGCATGCAGTGGGGGTCCGCTGCGGACGATACGCAGGTTTACTTCCCGCTCACGCGTGGCGGCGCCGGTGCGGGGATGGGGGCGGTCAACCTGCTGACCGGTGAGATCGCCTGGCGCACAACACCGGCCATCGCAAGTCTTGCACCCGCAACCGTCATGCCGGGCGTCGTCTTTGAAGGCTCGAACATGGGCATGCTCTACGCGTTCTCAACTGCGGACGGCCACGCACTCTGGAACTTCGACACCAACACAAACTTCAAGACGGTGAACGGTGTTGAGGGTAAAGGAGGCGGTTTCGGCGGAGCAGCGGGAGCAGTGGTTGCAGAAGGGAAGCTCTTCACAACCTCCGGCAATGCCGACCTGTTCGGCGGCCCCTTGCGCGGCAACGTGATACTTGCCTTCGAACCGGAATAG
- a CDS encoding LysR family transcriptional regulator produces the protein MDFRIRQLEYFLVLAEKLNFRRAAFALDIAQPTLSFQIKSLESSFGVNLFDRSQREVRLTAEGERLRDHARAILSHARLAMNSVQNQTSASLTIACGPVGQYTLLPHLLRELKERALDIALTVKSMPPEKMKQAAADGEVDLLLMTPNWQLAGMEYQALRSDRLSAVLPDRHPAVRRGWITLEEFSRSPVLIMAAKDCGKHRTFVSGLFMKQHLTPELMEVPFVDGIHFAMVAAGRGVALAAGSIAKANFPGIQFVPFDQPIHNMELGMMWHPGNESAALKPFLSMVEDVVRSQDEADLEETLAAHRAVERHAIALA, from the coding sequence ATGGATTTCCGGATTCGGCAGTTGGAGTACTTCCTGGTTCTGGCTGAGAAGCTGAACTTCAGGCGGGCCGCCTTCGCCCTCGACATTGCGCAGCCCACGCTTTCGTTTCAGATCAAGTCGCTGGAAAGCTCGTTTGGCGTCAACCTGTTTGATCGCAGTCAGCGAGAGGTCCGGCTTACCGCGGAAGGTGAGCGCCTGCGCGACCACGCCCGGGCGATCCTGAGCCATGCTCGCCTCGCCATGAATTCCGTTCAGAACCAGACGAGCGCATCACTCACCATTGCCTGCGGACCTGTTGGCCAGTACACCCTTCTGCCCCATCTGCTGCGCGAGTTGAAGGAACGGGCGCTCGATATTGCGCTGACCGTGAAATCCATGCCGCCCGAAAAGATGAAACAGGCCGCCGCCGACGGCGAGGTCGACCTGTTGCTGATGACGCCGAACTGGCAGTTGGCGGGCATGGAATACCAGGCGCTGCGATCGGACCGACTGTCGGCTGTCTTGCCGGACCGTCATCCCGCGGTGCGGCGGGGCTGGATCACGCTGGAAGAATTCAGCCGTTCCCCCGTCCTGATCATGGCGGCTAAAGATTGCGGCAAGCACCGTACCTTCGTCTCAGGCCTCTTCATGAAACAGCACCTGACGCCGGAACTGATGGAAGTGCCGTTCGTCGACGGTATTCACTTTGCCATGGTGGCGGCAGGTCGAGGAGTCGCGCTTGCAGCGGGTTCCATTGCCAAGGCCAATTTTCCCGGCATCCAGTTCGTTCCGTTCGATCAGCCCATCCACAACATGGAGCTGGGTATGATGTGGCATCCCGGCAACGAGTCCGCGGCTTTGAAGCCTTTCTTGAGCATGGTCGAAGATGTCGTCAGGTCCCAGGACGAAGCCGATCTTGAAGAGACGCTCGCGGCCCACCGCGCTGTGGAACGTCACGCCATCGCACTCGCCTGA